The following are encoded in a window of Brevibacillus sp. DP1.3A genomic DNA:
- the dut gene encoding dUTP diphosphatase, with amino-acid sequence MNMTNERLVTQVKIKKLHQDAVIPAYARAMDAGFDLVAVEDTLIAPGQSAKVPTGLAFALPEGFELQVRPRSGISAKTKLRLSNAPGTVDAGYRGEVCVLMDNIRIASGKSGQVCLGASENEVTVEQEVDAHSYLIKKGDRIAQGVIAIVPVAQFEVVDELDETERGAGGFGSSGIKG; translated from the coding sequence ATGAACATGACAAATGAGCGCCTGGTTACACAGGTGAAAATTAAAAAGCTCCACCAAGACGCCGTGATCCCAGCGTACGCGAGAGCAATGGACGCGGGCTTTGATCTGGTCGCGGTAGAGGATACATTGATTGCCCCTGGCCAATCTGCAAAGGTTCCAACTGGCTTGGCATTCGCGCTTCCAGAAGGATTTGAATTGCAAGTGCGCCCTCGCTCCGGGATCAGTGCAAAAACAAAGCTGCGCTTGTCCAATGCACCTGGGACTGTTGATGCAGGCTATCGCGGTGAAGTGTGTGTCCTGATGGATAACATTCGGATCGCATCCGGAAAAAGTGGCCAGGTATGTCTGGGCGCTAGCGAAAACGAAGTAACCGTTGAACAAGAAGTCGATGCACATAGCTACTTGATCAAAAAAGGGGACCGGATTGCACAGGGCGTGATTGCAATCGTTCCAGTCGCGCAATTTGAAGTAGTCGATGAGCTGGATGAGACGGAAAGAGGTGCGGGCGGCTTCGGCAGCAGCGGTATTAAGGGCTAG
- a CDS encoding FAD-binding oxidoreductase: MNIVTGKLYWPETLPAPLRYPSLTEDVKCDVLIIGGGEAGALVSYYLKQHEVDVILVDKRRISEGSSSANTGLLQICNDKTLTACIHSFGEQKGGRFYELTRQAVDELEQISGQLDLSPDYIRRDSLYYASEPADAESLRTEYELLKKYGFPVTYFERTDIEKRFSFSKAGAIYSKEDAELNPYKFTNGVIAHSVKKGMRVYENTEIVHQKVQDGGLLVYTKSGHTIKCRRAVFATGYEAQSMKRNANAVISSSFSIVTNPVDAFPGWPKACLIWETARPYLYIRTCPDGRIIVGGLDEPLNDLKKSDASSLKKRDHLLAKIQELFPQIPMRAEYYWGATFVDTHDGLPLFGEQEGYPHCLFTLGYGGNGTVYSTIGAQIISDLITKGSHSDADLFAFARKKYASVTV, translated from the coding sequence ATGAATATTGTGACCGGTAAACTCTATTGGCCAGAAACATTGCCAGCCCCACTCCGATACCCCTCTCTAACGGAGGACGTAAAGTGTGATGTGCTGATCATTGGTGGAGGTGAGGCAGGTGCGCTCGTTTCCTATTATCTCAAGCAGCATGAGGTGGATGTAATCCTTGTGGATAAACGGAGGATTAGTGAAGGCAGCAGCAGTGCTAACACGGGTTTGCTGCAAATATGCAACGATAAGACTTTGACCGCTTGCATCCATTCATTCGGTGAACAAAAAGGGGGGCGTTTTTACGAGCTGACGCGGCAGGCAGTTGATGAATTGGAACAAATTTCTGGGCAGCTAGACCTGTCTCCAGATTACATAAGGCGTGACAGCTTGTACTATGCCAGTGAACCAGCGGATGCGGAGAGCTTGCGGACAGAGTACGAGTTATTGAAGAAGTACGGCTTTCCAGTTACGTATTTTGAGCGAACAGATATAGAGAAGCGATTCTCCTTTTCGAAGGCAGGGGCTATTTATTCCAAGGAAGATGCGGAGCTCAATCCGTACAAATTTACGAACGGTGTGATCGCCCACTCTGTGAAAAAAGGGATGCGTGTATACGAAAATACGGAGATCGTGCATCAAAAAGTGCAAGACGGAGGGCTTTTGGTTTATACCAAAAGTGGGCACACAATCAAGTGTAGGCGTGCCGTTTTTGCCACTGGCTACGAGGCACAATCCATGAAGCGCAATGCCAATGCCGTGATTTCCAGCTCGTTTTCCATCGTAACCAATCCAGTCGATGCGTTTCCGGGCTGGCCAAAAGCATGCTTAATATGGGAAACAGCCCGTCCATACTTGTATATCCGTACTTGTCCGGATGGGAGAATCATCGTCGGAGGACTTGATGAGCCGTTAAACGACTTAAAAAAGAGTGATGCATCCAGTCTGAAGAAACGTGATCATTTGCTCGCAAAGATTCAAGAGTTATTTCCACAGATTCCCATGAGAGCCGAATATTATTGGGGAGCGACTTTTGTCGATACCCATGACGGACTCCCGCTGTTTGGGGAGCAGGAAGGCTATCCGCACTGCTTGTTCACACTAGGCTACGGAGGGAACGGAACCGTCTATTCGACCATCGGCGCGCAAATCATCAGTGATCTGATTACAAAAGGAAGTCATTCGGACGCTGATCTTTTTGCTTTTGCCCGGAAGAAATATGCCAGTGTCACAGTCTGA
- a CDS encoding sulfate ABC transporter substrate-binding protein, with product MAFAMAGCSAAAPAETGNGAAGSKSTVELLNVSYDPTREFYQDINKEFASEWHQKTGQTVTIKQSHGGSGKQSRSVIDGLEADIVTLALAYDIDAIAERGLISADWQKKLSDNSSPYTSTIVFLVRKGNPKQIKDWDDLIKPGISVITPNPKTSGGARWNYLAAWGYALKTNGGDEAKAQEFVGQLFKNVPVLDSGARGSTTTFVERGIGDVLIAWENEAYLAVNELGKDKFEIVNPSLSILAEPPVTIVDKYADKHKTREVAEAYLQFLYTKKGQELVAKHYYRPRSQEVLKAHTPAFPDIQLFTIDELFGGWTKAQKTHFADQGVFDQLYKP from the coding sequence ATGGCGTTTGCTATGGCAGGCTGCTCGGCTGCTGCACCAGCAGAAACAGGTAATGGAGCAGCGGGCAGCAAATCTACGGTAGAGCTGCTCAATGTTTCCTACGATCCGACGCGAGAGTTTTACCAAGATATCAACAAGGAGTTTGCCTCAGAGTGGCATCAAAAGACAGGTCAAACCGTAACGATCAAGCAATCACATGGCGGTTCAGGCAAGCAATCCCGCTCCGTCATCGATGGGCTGGAAGCAGATATAGTCACCCTAGCCCTCGCTTATGATATTGACGCGATTGCCGAACGCGGTCTGATTTCTGCCGATTGGCAAAAGAAGCTCTCGGACAACAGCTCGCCTTACACCTCCACGATTGTGTTTCTCGTGCGCAAAGGCAATCCGAAGCAAATCAAAGATTGGGATGATTTGATCAAGCCTGGTATCTCCGTGATTACACCGAACCCTAAAACGTCTGGGGGAGCCAGATGGAATTACTTGGCTGCCTGGGGTTATGCCCTGAAGACAAATGGGGGAGATGAAGCGAAGGCACAAGAGTTCGTTGGACAATTGTTTAAAAATGTACCCGTCCTCGATTCTGGAGCACGTGGTTCGACCACTACGTTTGTCGAGCGTGGCATTGGGGATGTGCTGATTGCATGGGAAAACGAAGCGTATCTCGCTGTCAATGAACTAGGGAAAGACAAGTTTGAGATTGTGAATCCGTCCTTGAGCATTTTGGCTGAACCGCCTGTTACCATCGTTGACAAATACGCTGACAAGCACAAGACAAGAGAAGTAGCAGAAGCATACCTCCAGTTCCTGTATACCAAAAAAGGCCAAGAACTCGTAGCCAAGCACTATTACCGTCCACGTTCACAGGAAGTACTCAAAGCACATACACCCGCATTCCCTGACATCCAATTGTTTACCATCGATGAGTTGTTTGGTGGCTGGACGAAAGCACAAAAGACTCATTTTGCAGATCAAGGCGTCTTCGATCAGCTTTATAAACCATAG
- a CDS encoding amidase family protein, protein MSVIHETSILEWQAAMTAGTTTSRELTLAFLQRIATYNKQGIRINAICELNPDALAIAESLDREREVSGSRGPLHGIPVLIKDNIATSDKMHTTAGALALADSFASADAFVVTKLREAGAVLLGKTNLTEWANFVSNNMPDGYSSRGGQVLNPYGPGVLDVGGSSSGSAAAIAAGFAVVAVGTETSGSILHPAEQNSLVGIKPTVGLISRSGIIPISHSQDTAGPMARTVTDAATLLGALTGIDANDPVTGKSEGLAHTDYLPFLHADGLRGARIGVVRSRFLAECVDEEIALYEAAIEKLREAGATVIDAVTIPTENAEWDRHVLVHEFKVGVNAYLKTLPASYPIRSLQDVIAFNRAHEEQALLYGQELLEESEQTSGTMTEPEYLANRLFDLEMSQKQGLDAVMKEHELDALLYPGSTGYAIPAKAGYPSITVPAGYTSAGKPFGIMLTGLAFQEPTLLRLAYAYEQATRLRVDPNMTKA, encoded by the coding sequence ATGTCAGTGATTCATGAAACGAGCATTCTCGAATGGCAAGCTGCAATGACAGCTGGAACCACGACTTCCCGGGAATTGACCCTCGCCTTTTTACAGCGGATTGCCACCTACAACAAACAAGGCATCCGAATCAATGCCATTTGTGAGCTAAACCCAGATGCACTGGCGATCGCAGAGTCACTGGATCGGGAACGCGAGGTGTCAGGCAGTCGTGGGCCGCTTCACGGAATCCCTGTACTGATCAAGGATAACATTGCGACATCTGACAAGATGCACACGACGGCTGGAGCTCTAGCTTTAGCTGATTCATTTGCCTCTGCGGATGCATTTGTTGTGACCAAGCTCCGAGAGGCTGGCGCTGTCCTTTTAGGGAAAACAAATCTGACGGAATGGGCTAACTTTGTCTCCAATAACATGCCAGATGGCTACAGCTCGCGTGGTGGACAAGTGTTGAACCCATACGGTCCTGGTGTACTCGATGTCGGCGGGTCTAGCTCAGGTTCAGCTGCTGCGATTGCCGCAGGATTTGCCGTTGTGGCAGTCGGTACGGAGACTTCCGGGTCGATTCTCCACCCAGCGGAGCAAAATTCGCTCGTGGGAATCAAACCTACTGTTGGCTTAATCAGCCGTTCGGGTATCATCCCGATTTCCCATAGCCAAGACACAGCCGGACCGATGGCGAGAACTGTGACAGATGCAGCTACTTTGCTTGGCGCGCTTACTGGTATAGATGCAAATGATCCTGTGACTGGAAAAAGCGAAGGTCTAGCACATACCGATTACCTCCCCTTCCTCCATGCAGATGGATTGCGGGGTGCGCGCATCGGCGTTGTACGATCCAGGTTTTTGGCAGAATGTGTAGACGAAGAAATTGCCTTGTATGAAGCGGCTATTGAAAAGCTCAGAGAGGCAGGCGCAACGGTCATAGATGCGGTCACCATTCCGACAGAAAATGCCGAGTGGGACAGACATGTTCTTGTGCATGAATTCAAGGTTGGGGTAAATGCGTACTTAAAAACCTTACCAGCCTCCTACCCGATCCGCTCCTTACAGGATGTCATTGCTTTTAATCGGGCACATGAGGAACAAGCCCTGCTTTACGGGCAAGAGCTGCTGGAAGAATCCGAGCAAACAAGTGGTACAATGACGGAGCCGGAGTATCTGGCTAATCGCCTGTTCGATTTGGAAATGTCACAGAAACAAGGCCTTGATGCTGTTATGAAGGAGCACGAACTCGATGCCCTCTTGTACCCCGGCAGTACGGGTTATGCTATCCCAGCCAAAGCTGGTTACCCTTCGATTACGGTTCCAGCTGGCTATACTTCTGCGGGCAAGCCATTTGGCATCATGCTGACTGGATTGGCATTCCAGGAACCTACTCTTCTTCGCCTAGCCTACGCTTATGAACAAGCAACTCGACTGCGTGTAGATCCGAATATGACGAAAGCGTAA
- a CDS encoding ABC-F family ATP-binding cassette domain-containing protein → MISTQNVTLRYGKRALFEDVSIKFTPGNCYGLIGANGAGKSTFVKILSGEIDPTSGHVSVTPGERIAVLKQNHFEFDEYEVLKTVIMGHKRLFEIMEEKTALYMKEDFSEEDGNRASQLEGEFEELNGWMAEADAASLLIGLGIPTDLHDKQMKDLSSTEKVRVLLAQALFGNPHILLLDEPTNHLDIESIRWLENFLADYENTVIVVSHDRHFLNKVCTHIADIDFGKIQMYVGNYDFWYESSQLALKMVRDQNKKKEEKMKELQEFIARFSANASKSKQATSRKKLLEKITLDDIRPSSRKYPFINFKPEREAGKNLVAIEGLSKTIEGEKLFENLHLTINKGDKVAFVGPNELAKTTFFQILMGEVQPDSGSFEWGVTTSQAYFPKDNADYFSSDLSLVDWLRQYSKDQDETFIRGFLGRMLFSGDEALKKSNVLSGGEKVRCMLSKMMLASANVLIMDEPTNHLDLESITALNNGMIEFDGTLLFVSHDHQFVQTIANRVIEFTPKGVIDKMITYDEYLESDEIKRLRDEHYA, encoded by the coding sequence ATGATAAGCACTCAGAACGTGACGCTGCGCTACGGTAAGCGCGCACTGTTTGAAGATGTATCCATTAAGTTTACCCCAGGTAACTGTTACGGCCTCATCGGTGCGAACGGTGCAGGGAAGTCTACCTTCGTGAAGATCCTCTCCGGAGAGATCGATCCGACGAGCGGTCACGTTTCGGTGACACCGGGCGAGCGTATCGCTGTATTAAAGCAGAACCACTTTGAATTCGACGAGTACGAAGTGTTAAAAACGGTAATTATGGGCCACAAGCGCCTGTTCGAGATCATGGAAGAGAAGACCGCTCTTTACATGAAAGAAGATTTCTCTGAGGAAGACGGCAATCGCGCGTCCCAATTGGAGGGAGAATTCGAAGAGCTGAACGGCTGGATGGCCGAAGCAGATGCAGCTAGCTTGCTGATCGGCCTCGGTATCCCGACAGACTTGCACGACAAGCAGATGAAGGACCTCTCTAGTACGGAGAAGGTACGTGTTCTGTTGGCGCAAGCCCTGTTCGGTAATCCACACATCCTGCTCTTGGATGAGCCGACGAACCACTTGGACATCGAGTCGATTCGTTGGTTGGAAAACTTCCTGGCGGATTATGAAAACACCGTCATCGTTGTATCCCATGACCGTCACTTCCTGAACAAGGTGTGTACGCACATTGCGGATATTGACTTTGGCAAAATCCAAATGTACGTGGGTAACTACGACTTCTGGTACGAATCCAGCCAATTGGCGCTGAAAATGGTTCGTGATCAGAATAAGAAGAAAGAAGAAAAAATGAAGGAACTGCAAGAGTTTATTGCGCGTTTCTCTGCGAATGCTTCCAAGTCCAAGCAGGCGACTTCGCGTAAAAAGCTGTTGGAGAAAATTACGTTGGATGACATTCGTCCTTCCAGCCGTAAGTATCCGTTCATCAACTTCAAGCCAGAGCGTGAAGCGGGTAAAAACCTCGTAGCCATCGAAGGCTTGAGCAAGACGATTGAAGGCGAAAAACTGTTTGAAAACCTTCACCTCACCATCAACAAAGGGGACAAAGTTGCGTTTGTCGGACCAAATGAGCTGGCGAAAACAACCTTCTTCCAAATTTTGATGGGTGAAGTTCAGCCTGATAGCGGTTCTTTCGAATGGGGCGTTACGACTTCCCAAGCGTACTTCCCAAAAGACAATGCGGATTACTTTAGCTCCGATTTGAGCCTGGTTGACTGGCTGCGCCAATACTCCAAAGATCAAGACGAGACATTCATTCGTGGATTCCTCGGTCGCATGCTGTTCTCTGGAGATGAAGCGCTGAAAAAGTCAAACGTATTGTCCGGGGGAGAAAAAGTTCGTTGCATGCTGTCCAAGATGATGCTGGCGAGTGCCAACGTATTGATCATGGACGAACCGACGAACCACTTGGATTTGGAATCTATTACTGCATTGAACAACGGCATGATTGAGTTCGACGGTACACTTCTGTTCGTATCTCATGACCACCAGTTCGTTCAAACCATTGCGAACCGGGTCATTGAGTTCACGCCGAAGGGTGTCATTGATAAAATGATCACATATGACGAGTACCTAGAGAGCGATGAAATCAAACGCCTGCGTGACGAGCATTACGCGTAA
- the cysT gene encoding sulfate ABC transporter permease subunit CysT, with the protein MRKSFCNRGFLPGFGMTMGYTIIYLSLLVLIPLSVLFLKASTMSWEQFIGTIMDTRVLASIRVSIMTSFFAACLNAVFGVLVAWVLVRYQFAGKRIIDGIVDLPFALPTAVGGIALTSIYAENGWIGQYLAEWGIKVAYTPIGIWVALTFIGLPFVVRTVQPVLQDWDLQMEEAAATLGATRWNTFWRVVLPHLLPAIITGFALAFARALGEYGSVVFISGNMPLKTEIVPLLIMTKLEQFDYAGATAIATVMLVISFIMLLIINYLQWKINKFDAAR; encoded by the coding sequence ATGAGAAAATCATTCTGCAACAGAGGGTTTTTGCCAGGATTTGGCATGACTATGGGCTATACCATCATCTACCTGAGTCTGCTGGTACTGATCCCTCTGTCTGTCTTGTTTTTAAAAGCTTCGACGATGAGTTGGGAGCAATTCATAGGTACGATTATGGATACGAGGGTCCTTGCCTCCATTCGTGTGAGTATTATGACTTCTTTTTTCGCGGCTTGTCTCAATGCAGTGTTCGGTGTCTTGGTGGCATGGGTGTTGGTACGCTATCAATTTGCGGGGAAGCGGATCATTGACGGCATAGTTGATCTGCCATTTGCTTTACCTACCGCTGTAGGTGGGATTGCCTTGACTTCTATTTACGCTGAAAATGGCTGGATCGGACAGTACCTGGCGGAGTGGGGGATCAAGGTAGCGTACACCCCCATCGGTATATGGGTTGCACTAACATTCATCGGTCTTCCTTTTGTCGTCAGAACCGTCCAGCCTGTGTTACAGGATTGGGATTTGCAAATGGAGGAAGCGGCGGCTACGTTGGGCGCTACTCGATGGAATACATTTTGGCGGGTAGTCTTGCCTCATCTGTTACCGGCGATCATTACGGGTTTTGCGCTCGCCTTTGCCAGAGCACTGGGTGAGTATGGCTCCGTCGTGTTCATCTCCGGGAACATGCCCTTGAAAACAGAGATTGTGCCTCTCTTGATTATGACCAAGCTGGAACAGTTTGACTATGCAGGCGCTACGGCAATTGCAACGGTCATGCTAGTGATTTCCTTTATCATGCTTTTGATCATCAACTACTTGCAATGGAAAATCAATAAATTCGATGCGGCCCGTTAG
- a CDS encoding DUF3846 domain-containing protein encodes MTTVYVKLPHEHAVVREIAETVELQELVGGDYEVVEDDHLEGISLVVNEDARGVQANNFPITSDGFLDWVYGPCVFVKADGRSLTDDDLTRIEQFLSSKG; translated from the coding sequence TTGACTACGGTATACGTAAAGCTTCCGCATGAACATGCAGTTGTTCGTGAAATCGCTGAGACGGTTGAATTACAGGAGCTGGTGGGTGGTGATTACGAGGTGGTGGAGGATGACCATCTGGAGGGAATCTCCCTCGTTGTGAATGAAGATGCACGCGGGGTACAAGCGAACAATTTCCCCATCACATCAGATGGGTTTTTAGACTGGGTCTATGGACCTTGCGTATTCGTCAAAGCAGATGGACGTTCGCTGACCGATGATGACCTTACGAGAATTGAGCAGTTTTTATCTTCCAAAGGATAA
- a CDS encoding rhodanese-related sulfurtransferase, with protein sequence MQVQKPYRILLYYKYTPIENYEEYAAEHLQFCKDNGLKGRIIVAPEGINGTVSGTIEQTDAYMEYVRKDPRFNDMWFKIDESEEHAFKKMFVRPKQELVTWRLEEDVDPNQLVGTYLNPKEWHEMMQEEDVVILDGRNYYEYDLGHFRGAIRPEVDSSREFPEWIRDNMSQFKDKKVLTYCTGGIRCEKLTGVLLQQGFENVYHLEGGIVTYGKDPEVQGRLWDGKCYVFDERISIPINHTEEDVVIGRCHYCGTVEDRYLNCANPFCNKQHFCCTECETKFKRSCSDECREHPRNRYVEAEEKAKLQAAGSNA encoded by the coding sequence TTGCAAGTACAAAAACCATATCGCATTTTGTTGTATTACAAGTATACTCCTATTGAAAATTATGAGGAGTACGCAGCCGAGCACTTGCAATTTTGCAAGGATAACGGGCTGAAAGGGCGGATTATCGTAGCTCCGGAAGGAATTAATGGAACCGTATCCGGAACGATTGAGCAAACCGACGCCTACATGGAATATGTGCGAAAAGATCCACGTTTTAATGATATGTGGTTTAAAATAGATGAGTCGGAAGAACATGCATTCAAAAAAATGTTTGTGCGCCCGAAACAAGAGCTCGTAACCTGGCGTTTGGAGGAAGATGTTGATCCGAATCAACTAGTCGGCACCTATCTGAACCCAAAAGAATGGCATGAAATGATGCAGGAAGAAGACGTCGTGATCCTCGATGGTCGCAACTACTACGAATACGATTTGGGACATTTCCGTGGTGCGATTCGCCCTGAAGTGGATTCATCCCGTGAGTTCCCTGAGTGGATTCGTGATAACATGAGCCAGTTCAAGGATAAAAAAGTCCTCACCTACTGCACAGGCGGTATCCGTTGCGAAAAGCTGACAGGTGTATTGCTGCAACAAGGTTTTGAAAATGTTTACCATCTTGAGGGCGGGATCGTCACGTATGGAAAAGATCCAGAAGTCCAAGGGCGCCTGTGGGATGGAAAATGCTACGTGTTTGACGAGCGCATCTCCATACCGATCAACCATACAGAAGAAGACGTTGTAATTGGCCGTTGCCATTACTGCGGTACTGTGGAAGACCGTTATCTCAACTGCGCCAACCCATTCTGCAACAAACAGCACTTCTGCTGCACAGAATGTGAGACAAAATTCAAGCGTTCTTGCTCCGATGAATGCCGTGAGCACCCTCGCAACCGTTATGTAGAAGCGGAAGAAAAAGCGAAGCTGCAAGCTGCTGGATCAAACGCATAA
- the cysW gene encoding sulfate ABC transporter permease subunit CysW: MKHLTEPAYIRWTLIIVALLFLSLFLILPLVAVFTEAFRQGAEVFVASITEEETLSAVKLTLLVAAISVPLNVTFGIAAAWAIAKFSFPGKNVLLTLIDLPFAVSPVIAGLIFVLLFGSQGVAAPLLEAWDFKIIFAVPGIALATTFVTFPFVARELIPVMEAQGRDEEEAAVSLGASGWKTFLRVTLPNVKWGLLYGVILCNARAMGEFGAVSVVSGHIRGMTNTLPLHVEILYNEYQFAAAFAVATLLAALALVTLILKSLIEWKTERQAKLDEEQHYDVTGERAG, translated from the coding sequence ATGAAGCATTTGACGGAGCCAGCCTATATCCGATGGACACTGATTATCGTGGCCTTGCTCTTCCTCAGCTTGTTTTTGATCCTGCCGCTAGTAGCCGTATTTACAGAAGCATTTCGGCAAGGAGCGGAGGTATTCGTGGCCTCCATTACAGAGGAGGAAACGTTATCCGCTGTCAAGCTTACCTTGCTTGTCGCAGCCATTAGCGTACCGCTGAATGTGACGTTCGGAATCGCTGCTGCATGGGCAATAGCCAAGTTTTCGTTCCCGGGTAAAAATGTGTTGCTTACGTTGATAGACTTGCCATTTGCCGTGTCTCCAGTTATTGCGGGCCTTATCTTTGTCCTCCTGTTTGGGAGTCAGGGTGTGGCGGCTCCCTTGCTTGAGGCGTGGGATTTCAAAATCATTTTCGCGGTACCAGGTATCGCGCTCGCGACGACCTTTGTTACCTTCCCGTTCGTCGCGCGTGAACTGATTCCGGTCATGGAAGCGCAGGGAAGAGACGAAGAGGAGGCAGCAGTCTCGCTCGGAGCCAGCGGCTGGAAAACATTTTTACGCGTCACGCTGCCAAACGTAAAATGGGGACTCCTGTACGGGGTCATTTTGTGTAATGCCCGCGCCATGGGTGAATTCGGAGCAGTATCCGTCGTTTCCGGTCATATCCGTGGCATGACCAATACGCTCCCGTTGCATGTGGAGATTCTCTACAACGAATATCAATTCGCTGCTGCCTTTGCGGTAGCCACCTTGCTTGCTGCCTTAGCCCTGGTGACGCTTATTCTGAAAAGCTTGATCGAGTGGAAAACCGAGCGGCAGGCAAAGCTGGATGAGGAACAACACTACGACGTGACAGGAGAGAGAGCCGGATGA
- a CDS encoding sulfate/molybdate ABC transporter ATP-binding protein: protein MSIEVVNITKSYKSFTALKNVNLHIPEGELVALLGPSGSGKTTLLRLIAGLEQPQEGSILFHGEDNTNRDVRERQVGFVFQHYALFRHMNIFDNIAFGLSVRSRKTRPSKEEISEKVHSLLKLVQLEGLAHRYPSQLSGGQRQRVALARALAVEPKFLLLDEPFGALDTKVRQELRRWLRHLHGKLGLTILFVTHDQEEAMELADQVVVMNEGRVEQVGSPEEIYHHPANPFVYSFLGRVNLFHGRIQNGKIKLGEAEFETDWKDKAVEAPAVGYMRPHDVEISLRPPEGKSARSIQAEINHISLLGPIVRLDLKRLDTDEVFEAEMSRQRFMELNVEEESVVYVTLHNVSIYVDSQPLQTHRPALVPLQASV, encoded by the coding sequence ATGAGTATCGAGGTAGTGAACATTACGAAGTCATATAAAAGCTTTACGGCGCTGAAAAATGTGAATCTGCATATCCCGGAAGGCGAACTCGTAGCTCTTCTCGGGCCTTCCGGATCGGGAAAGACGACCCTTTTGCGTCTCATCGCTGGACTGGAGCAACCGCAGGAGGGGAGCATTCTCTTTCACGGAGAGGATAATACGAACCGCGACGTGCGCGAGCGGCAGGTTGGGTTTGTTTTTCAGCATTACGCCTTGTTTCGGCATATGAACATCTTTGATAACATTGCGTTTGGATTGTCAGTGCGATCCCGCAAAACACGACCGAGCAAGGAAGAAATCAGTGAAAAGGTTCATTCGCTGTTAAAGCTCGTTCAGCTAGAAGGTCTCGCGCATCGCTATCCCTCACAGCTATCCGGCGGACAACGCCAGCGTGTTGCATTGGCGAGGGCGTTGGCAGTGGAACCCAAATTTTTGCTGCTGGATGAACCGTTTGGCGCTTTGGATACGAAAGTGAGACAGGAGCTGCGTCGCTGGCTCCGTCATCTGCACGGAAAGCTCGGGCTGACGATTCTGTTCGTCACGCACGATCAGGAGGAAGCGATGGAATTGGCGGATCAGGTAGTTGTGATGAATGAAGGGCGAGTGGAACAGGTAGGATCGCCCGAAGAAATTTATCATCATCCGGCGAATCCGTTCGTGTACAGCTTTCTGGGGCGGGTCAATCTGTTTCACGGACGAATCCAAAATGGCAAAATCAAGCTGGGAGAGGCAGAGTTCGAGACAGATTGGAAGGATAAAGCAGTGGAGGCTCCCGCTGTCGGATACATGCGGCCACATGATGTAGAGATTTCATTGCGTCCACCTGAGGGGAAGTCTGCCAGATCTATTCAGGCCGAGATTAACCATATTTCGCTCTTGGGTCCGATCGTTCGCCTTGATCTGAAACGTTTGGACACGGATGAGGTATTTGAGGCAGAGATGAGCAGGCAACGTTTTATGGAGTTGAACGTAGAAGAGGAGAGCGTTGTGTATGTGACGTTGCACAATGTATCGATCTATGTGGATTCACAGCCTTTACAGACGCATCGCCCTGCCCTCGTACCGTTGCAGGCAAGTGTTTGA